From a single Nicotiana tabacum cultivar K326 chromosome 8, ASM71507v2, whole genome shotgun sequence genomic region:
- the LOC107800275 gene encoding uncharacterized protein LOC107800275, with product MEESCLNSKWLVLSYFHCSILVMSMAVSSLEFKGDEQVLLDLKVRITNDPFQVMASWNNSLHYCNWTGITCNPSIERVMILDLRSQKLVGSIPSSIGNLTFLTSINLRNNSFYGEIPMEIGNLLQLQHLNLTWNSFTGTIPSNLTYCKQLRSLALEYNRLVGKIPDQLISLSKLNYLGFGSNNLTGSIPSWIGNFSSLRGLSLAINNLQGQIPQDIGRLSNLQIFQVYGNQLNGTIPQSVFNISSLYYFSVTQNLLYGELPSDIGLTLPNLEVFAAAVNNFTGSIPVSLSNASKLSVIELSQNNLTGNVPTSLGQLQWLYRINFEINSLGSNRNEDLRFLDFLVNCTSLQVLSFEDNLLGGELPKTIGNLSTRLEIFGLGYNRIIGSVPAGLGNLVNLTRLSLDNNNFRGSVPESLGKLRHLQGLELNGNKFSGIIPSSFGNLTSLTTLHIEDNELEGNIPPELGQCTSLSVLNLTGNNLVGSIPKELAGLFSLSISLALANNSLTGSLPAEMGKLINLKEMDISHNKLSGEIPSTLSSCVSLYRFIANNNLFRGRIPESLKGLRVLEEIDLSHNNISGGIPEFLGKLPYLRKLDLSFNELEGKVPNEGIFVNESAVSISGNRKLCGGPPNYNFPACPTQKDPASKKHIHSRTKVAIIISVTFLFLLLCSFTACYIVIRKRDLSARFSRERQSEHFDDDEPTLANDPSLAAKITYQDIFKSTNGFSEDNLVGTGSFGSVYKGQFQVFDKVMAVKVLNLRQRGALKSFLDECRVLKSIRHRNLLKIVAACSSIDYQGNDFKCIVFEFMANGSLDDWLHSKSDEQYLNIIQRLNIAIDVASALDYLHNNCQVPIVHCDLKPSNILLDEEMTAHVGDFGLAKFLLKSNESWNKQTSIALKGSIGYIPPEYGSGVSVSTFGDVYSYGIMLLELFTGRRPTDVIFKDGLNIHQYVKTTLPRHVMEIADPALLLAYEENSKKEDNASDLEEKAILEDDEHISQLNASTMIEGCLVSILKIGLLCSSSSPRDRMPISIALDKIHTIKNLYLQSKRRNNSTKKIRCEV from the exons ATGGAAGAATCTTGTCTGAATTCCAAATGGTTAGTACTATCATACTTCCATTGCTCAATTCTCGTTATGTCTATGGCTGTCTCAAGCTTGGAATTTAAAGGTGATGAACAAGTTTTGTTAGACTTGAAAGTTAGAATAACAAATGATCCATTCCAAGTAATGGCTTCTTGGAATAATTCTCTCCATTACTGCAATTGGACAGGCATAACATGCAACCCCTCCATTGAAAGAGTCATGATTCTTGACTTGAGATCACAAAAACTCGTTGGCTCTATACCGTCTTCTATTGGGAATCTCACGTTTCTCACATCCATAAATCTTAGAAATAATAGCTTCTATGGTGAAATCCCAATGGAAATTGGCAACCTCCTTCAGCTGCAACATCTCAATCTCACTTGGAATTCTTTTACTGGAACCATTCCTTCTAATCTGACTTACTGTAAACAACTTAGATCACTTGCTCTAGAATATAATAGGCTTGTTGGTAAAATACCCGATCAACTCATTTCACTTTCAAAGTTGAATTATTTAGGATTTGGAAGCAACAATCTCACTGGAAGTATCCCATCTTGGATTGGAAACTTTTCGTCGCTTCGTGGTCTTTCCCTTGCCATTAACAATCTTCAAGGACAAATACCTCAAGATATTGGCCGTTTGTCAAACCTGCAAATCTTCCAAGTTTATGGAAATCAGTTGAATGGTACAATTCCTCAATCTGTTTTCAATATTTCCTCTCTTTACTATTTCTCTGTTACTCAAAACTTGCTGTATGGAGAGCTTCCATCAGATATAGGCCTAACTCTTCCAAATCTTGAGGTGTTTGCTGCTGCTGTGAACAACTTCACTGGATCGATTCCCGTTTCTTTATCAAATGCTTCAAAACTTAGTGTTATTGAATTGTCTCAAAATAACCTCACTGGAAATGTTCCTACAAGTTTAGGACAATTACAGTGGTTGTACAGGATCAATTTTGAGATCAATAGTCTTGGGAGCAACAGGAATGAGGATTTGAGGTTTCTTGATTTCTTAGTTAACTGTACAAGTCTTCAAGTTTTAAGCTTTGAGGACAATTTATTGGGCGGCGAACTGCCTAAAACCATCGGTAACCTTTCCACGAGACTTGAAATATTTGGTCTTGGTTATAATAGGATAATTGGTTCTGTTCCTGCTGGACTAGGAAACCTTGTCAATTTGACACGTTTATCGCTTGATAATAACAACTTCAGAGGCAGTGTTCCTGAGTCTTTAGGTAAGCTTCGACACCTACAAGGATTGGAATTGAATGGAAACAAGTTTTCAGGAATTATTCCATCTTCTTTTGGTAACTTGACATCTCTAACAACTTTACACATTGAGGATAATGAACTAGAAGGGAACATACCTCCGGAGCTCGGACAGTGTACCAGTTTATCAGTACTAAACCTTACTGGAAATAATCTTGTTGGTTCCATACCAAAGGAGCTTGCAGGTcttttttcactttcaatttcTTTGGCCTTAGCGAATAATTCTTTGACCGGTTCCTTGCCAGCTGAAATGGGAAAGTTGATAAATCTCAAGGAAATGgatatttcacataacaaattaTCAGGTGAAATTCCAAGCACACTCAGCAGCTGTGTCAGTTTATACCGCTTCATCGCGAATAATAACCTGTTTCGAGGAAGAATTCCTGAATCCTTGAAAGGATTAAGAGTTTTAGAAGAAATTGATTTGTCACACAACAACATCTCAGGAGGAATACCAGAGTTTCTTGGCAAACTTCCATATCTTAGGAAGCTTGATCTTTCATTCAATGAACTTGAAGGCAAAGTACCAAACGAAGGGATCTTTGTGAATGAAAGTGCAGTTTCAATTTCAGGGAATCGTAAACTATGTGGAGGTCCTCCAAACTACAATTTTCCTGCATGCCCTACACAAAAAGATCCAGCATCAAAGAAACACATTCATTCAAGGACAAAAGTAGCGATTATTATTTCAGTTACATTTTTATTTCTACTTTTGTGTTCTTTTACTGCTTGCTATATAGTAATTAGGAAGCGAGATCTCAGTGCACGGTTCTCAAGAGAAAggcaatctgaacattttgatgATGACGAACCAACTTTAGCTAATGATCCATCTTTGGCAGCAAAGATAACTTACCAAGATATATTTAAGTCAACCAATGGATTTTCTGAGGATAATCTGGTTGGTACTGGAAGTTTTGGTTCTGTATACAAAGGACAGTTTCAGGTTTTTGATAAAGTTATGGCAGTGAAAGTATTGAACCTACGACAAAGAGGTGCATTGAAAAGCTTTTTGGATGAATGTAGAGTTTTGAAAAGTATAAGGCATCGTAATCTCCTTAAGATCGTAGCTGCTTGTTCAAGCATCGATTACCAAGGTAATGACTTCAAATGCATAGTATTTGAATTCATGGCGAATGGAAGCCTAGATGATTGGTTGCACTCAAAAAGTGATGAGCAATACCTCAACATTATCCAAAGGCTAAACATAGCAATAGATGTTGCTTCAGCACTTGATTATCTCCACAACAATTGCCAAGTACCAATTGTTCACTGTGATTTAAAACCGAGCAACATTCTACTTGATGAAGAGATGACTGCCCATGTTGGTGATTTTGGATTGGCAAAATTCCTCCTCAAGTCAAATGAATCGTGGAATAAACAGACTTCTATTGCACTAAAGGGTTCTATAGGTTATATCCCACCAG AATATGGATCAGGTGTAAGTGTGTCCACTTTTGGAGATGTTTATAGCTATGGTATCATGTTGCTAGAGTTGTTCACTGGTAGAAGGCCAACCGATGTAATATTCAAAGATGGCCTGAATATTCACCAATATGTCAAAACCACTTTGCCTAGACATGTTATGGAGATTGCTGATCCAGCATTGCTTTTAGCATATGAAGAAAACAGCAAAAAAGAGGACAATGCGAGTGATTTGGAAGAAAAGGCAATACTTGAAGATGATGAGCACATATCCCAGCTAAATGCCAGCACTATGATAGAAGGATGCTTGGTTTCAATCTTGAAAATTGGACTTTTATGTTCTAGCTCATCGCCAAGAGATCGGATGCCAATAAGTATAGCTTTGGACAAGATTCATACAATCAAGAATTTATATCTACAATCTAAGAGGAGAAATAATAGTACCAAAAAGATCAGATG CGAAGTTTAA